One window of Verrucomicrobiales bacterium genomic DNA carries:
- a CDS encoding RDD family protein, which yields MKQQVLQIRTPEGLVFSQALAGPGARFLAWLVDCVVVFAAMMVLSSLAGLLGWISPELAQAFTVIGLFVINIGYRIGSEWVWRGQTVGKRLLRLRVVDAEGLRLSLGQVVLRNLLRFVDVLPAGYLVGGITALSNPLNQRLGDLAAGTVVIRIPVLLEPDIDQLLSGKFNSFRKYPHLVGRLRQKVSAPEAALALQAILRREDLAPEARVEVFHQIANYFRSILPFPPEVSESLPDEQYLRNVIDVLYRSQSQPGSSRREAADPLL from the coding sequence ATGAAGCAACAGGTTCTACAAATACGAACCCCGGAAGGTTTGGTCTTTTCCCAAGCGCTGGCCGGACCAGGGGCGCGGTTTCTGGCCTGGCTGGTCGATTGCGTGGTGGTGTTCGCGGCCATGATGGTGCTGAGCTCCCTGGCAGGCCTGCTGGGCTGGATCAGCCCGGAACTGGCTCAGGCGTTCACTGTCATCGGGCTCTTCGTCATCAATATTGGATATCGGATCGGATCCGAATGGGTCTGGCGCGGCCAAACCGTTGGCAAGCGTCTGCTGAGATTGAGGGTGGTGGATGCGGAGGGATTGCGGCTGAGCCTGGGGCAGGTGGTGCTGCGGAACCTGCTGCGGTTTGTGGATGTGCTTCCGGCGGGTTATCTGGTGGGAGGGATCACCGCGCTTAGCAATCCTCTGAACCAGCGATTGGGCGATCTGGCAGCCGGCACGGTGGTGATTCGGATTCCGGTGTTGCTGGAGCCGGACATCGACCAGTTGCTTAGCGGCAAGTTTAACTCGTTCCGAAAATATCCCCACCTGGTCGGGCGGCTGCGACAGAAGGTCTCGGCGCCCGAGGCTGCACTCGCGCTGCAAGCCATCCTGCGTCGGGAGGACCTGGCTCCAGAGGCTCGCGTTGAGGTCTTTCATCAGATCGCGAACTATTTTCGATCGATCCTTCCATTCCCGCCGGAGGTGTCGGAGAGCCTTCCAGACGAGCAATACCTGCGCAATGTGATCGATGTGCTGTACCGTTCGCAGAGCCAGCCCGGAAGTTCTCGACGGGAGGCGGCGGATCCTCTTTTGTGA
- a CDS encoding stage II sporulation protein M: protein MIIDLQKFMEAERPAWRELEALLTRMEQSPHHRLEFNEVRRFHLLYERASADLVKLVTFAAEPELRRYLESLVARAYGEIHETRGRGRRFQFWHWFSVSLPLAFQTHLRAFWISLGVTVVGAMLGGIGVWLDPEAKEMLLPAMFANHQADPRDRVAREEAVVGGAGADSVTASPARMAAFSAFLMQNNIGVSIKAMALGMTYGVGTLVLLFHNGVVLGVVGLDYILAGETEFLLGWLLPHGAVEIPAILMGGQAGLALAGALIGWGSRETLRRRFRRITPDLVTLIGGVALLLVWAGIVEAFFSQFHEPAIPYALKIAFGVTELILLTVYLGRRSGVVGGVGRGKAQAFEGPRAPRRP, encoded by the coding sequence ATGATCATCGATCTGCAGAAGTTCATGGAGGCCGAACGTCCTGCCTGGCGTGAGCTCGAAGCTTTGCTGACGAGGATGGAGCAGTCGCCCCATCATCGACTCGAGTTCAATGAGGTGCGGCGGTTCCACCTGTTGTATGAGCGTGCGTCCGCTGATCTGGTCAAGTTGGTGACTTTTGCTGCGGAGCCAGAGCTACGGCGGTATCTGGAGAGCTTGGTCGCTCGCGCCTATGGTGAGATTCACGAAACGCGAGGTCGAGGCCGCCGGTTTCAGTTTTGGCATTGGTTCTCCGTCTCCTTGCCACTGGCGTTTCAAACGCATCTTCGCGCGTTCTGGATTTCGTTGGGGGTCACGGTGGTCGGAGCCATGCTGGGAGGGATCGGGGTTTGGCTGGATCCCGAAGCCAAGGAGATGCTCCTTCCGGCCATGTTCGCGAACCACCAAGCGGATCCCCGGGATCGCGTTGCCCGCGAGGAGGCGGTTGTCGGGGGAGCGGGGGCTGATTCCGTTACGGCATCACCGGCGCGCATGGCGGCTTTTTCGGCCTTTCTCATGCAAAACAACATCGGCGTCTCGATCAAGGCAATGGCATTGGGCATGACCTATGGTGTTGGGACCCTGGTTTTGTTGTTTCACAACGGAGTGGTCCTGGGAGTGGTGGGGCTGGACTACATTCTGGCGGGCGAGACCGAGTTCCTACTGGGGTGGCTTCTGCCCCATGGAGCCGTGGAGATACCGGCCATCCTGATGGGAGGCCAAGCCGGTTTGGCTTTGGCGGGTGCGCTTATCGGTTGGGGGAGTCGAGAGACGTTGCGGCGACGGTTTCGTCGCATCACACCGGATCTGGTCACCCTGATTGGAGGCGTTGCTTTGCTCCTGGTTTGGGCGGGAATCGTGGAGGCATTTTTTTCGCAGTTTCATGAGCCGGCCATCCCCTACGCCCTGAAGATCGCCTTCGGGGTGACGGAATTGATCCTGCTGACGGTGTATCTGGGACGTCGTTCTGGCGTTGTTGGTGGTGTGGGCCGGGGCAAAGCCCAGGCGTTTGAGGGACCTCGTGCGCCTCGGCGACCTTGA
- a CDS encoding DUF58 domain-containing protein, producing MKPAATASWIVPRAPLLLAVGGIAVPAAFLVVADPEWLRWALGIQGAVMVLALVDLVLVWGKLDFIRLDVPPRIRGVRGRRTAVALTMQSGAVSAVQVRAALAWPPEVEPAEGEVRSVSLPSSDARVTVQFEGIPRRRGQFRLGSVRLGIVSPLGFWDYRSDRPIQSDLCAYPDLRRDQATLAALFLSRDNVGFRAQRQVGKGREFEKLREYVPGDGFDDIHWKATAKRGHPVTKVFQVERTQEVYVILDASRLSGRCLASTAGDRGTEAEAAHEEPVLESMISAALLLGQIAERQGDLFGLTVFADRVERFVRAGNGSAHYQVCRDALLRVSTREVSPDYDELGAFLRLRLRRRALLLYLTVLEDPLIAESFVKHAELVSRQHLLLVSMPRSPELRPLFSSPAVTHLDEVYEHLGGHLRWADWRAHAIRLERLGVRSNLVDPGRLAADLVENYLSVKRRQML from the coding sequence ATGAAACCGGCTGCGACAGCTTCTTGGATTGTTCCTCGGGCTCCGCTCCTGCTAGCGGTGGGGGGAATAGCTGTGCCGGCTGCCTTCCTGGTGGTGGCCGACCCAGAATGGTTGCGTTGGGCTTTGGGTATCCAGGGGGCGGTAATGGTTCTGGCGCTGGTGGATCTAGTGTTGGTCTGGGGAAAGCTGGACTTCATCCGACTGGATGTTCCACCGCGAATCCGCGGAGTGCGAGGTCGCCGGACGGCTGTCGCGCTCACCATGCAAAGCGGAGCGGTGTCAGCCGTTCAGGTGCGGGCGGCACTGGCGTGGCCGCCTGAAGTCGAGCCTGCCGAAGGGGAAGTGAGGAGCGTCAGCCTTCCATCATCGGACGCGCGCGTGACCGTGCAGTTTGAGGGGATTCCCCGACGGCGCGGCCAATTTCGCCTGGGATCGGTGCGGCTCGGGATCGTTTCCCCGTTGGGGTTCTGGGATTACAGGAGCGATCGGCCGATTCAAAGCGACCTCTGTGCTTACCCTGATCTGCGCCGCGACCAGGCCACGTTGGCTGCGCTCTTCCTGAGCCGAGACAACGTGGGGTTCCGGGCGCAGCGTCAGGTAGGAAAGGGGCGGGAATTTGAGAAGCTCCGGGAATATGTCCCGGGGGACGGCTTTGACGACATTCACTGGAAAGCAACCGCCAAGCGGGGGCATCCGGTCACCAAGGTTTTTCAGGTGGAGCGCACTCAGGAGGTCTACGTGATCCTGGACGCCTCGCGTCTCAGCGGGCGTTGCCTGGCGTCTACGGCCGGCGACCGGGGAACGGAGGCGGAGGCCGCGCACGAGGAGCCGGTTTTGGAGAGCATGATTTCGGCGGCCTTGCTGCTAGGCCAAATCGCCGAGCGGCAAGGAGATCTGTTCGGGCTGACGGTGTTTGCTGATCGAGTCGAGCGATTCGTCCGGGCGGGGAATGGCAGCGCCCACTACCAAGTGTGCCGCGATGCGCTGCTTCGTGTATCTACTCGGGAGGTGAGCCCGGACTACGATGAGTTAGGAGCCTTCCTGCGCCTGCGCTTGCGACGTCGCGCCTTGCTCCTCTACCTGACCGTGCTGGAGGATCCACTGATCGCTGAATCCTTTGTGAAGCATGCGGAGTTGGTGTCGCGACAGCATCTCCTGCTCGTCTCCATGCCTCGCTCCCCGGAGTTGCGTCCGTTGTTCAGTTCGCCCGCAGTGACTCATCTGGACGAGGTGTATGAGCATCTGGGAGGACATCTGCGGTGGGCCGACTGGCGTGCTCATGCGATCCGGCTGGAGCGCTTGGGAGTGAGGTCAAACCTGGTGGACCCCGGTCGCTTGGCTGCGGACTTGGTTGAAAACTACCTGAGCGTGAAGCGGCGTCAGATGCTATGA
- a CDS encoding MoxR family ATPase, producing MTIDRLKETMARARQEVAKVIIGQAHVIDQALIVIFAGQHALIEGVPGVAKTLLVRTLAQVLGCPFSRVQFTPDLMPSDITGTNVFNLQRNEFSLIKGPVFTSFLLADEINRAPAKTQSALLQAMQERAVTIDRDTHALSPNFTVFATQNPVEYEGTYPLPEAQKDRFMLKIAMGVPGRADELLLAKSLLGSSSPEAVLLGGVIQPVLTEAELNEMRPLLQQLTVREELVAYLVDIVRATRENEAVLVGGGPRATQSLLWASRSAAALAGRDFVTPDDIKELAKPVLEHRLILRPEFEIEGTTAAEVVDRILQEIPVPR from the coding sequence ATGACCATTGATCGACTCAAAGAAACCATGGCTCGCGCGCGACAGGAGGTCGCGAAGGTGATCATCGGCCAAGCCCACGTGATCGACCAGGCGCTGATCGTGATCTTCGCCGGTCAGCATGCTTTGATCGAGGGTGTGCCCGGGGTGGCCAAGACGCTCCTGGTCAGGACCCTTGCTCAGGTGCTGGGATGTCCATTTTCCCGCGTGCAGTTCACCCCTGATCTCATGCCCTCCGATATCACGGGCACGAATGTGTTCAACCTGCAGCGAAACGAGTTCAGCCTGATCAAAGGGCCGGTTTTCACCTCGTTCTTGCTTGCGGACGAAATCAATCGTGCACCGGCGAAGACTCAATCTGCGCTGCTGCAAGCCATGCAAGAACGGGCGGTTACGATCGATCGCGACACTCATGCGCTGTCGCCCAATTTTACCGTGTTTGCCACGCAGAACCCGGTGGAGTATGAGGGGACCTACCCGCTGCCCGAGGCGCAGAAGGATCGGTTCATGCTCAAGATTGCCATGGGCGTGCCGGGTCGAGCGGATGAGCTGTTGCTCGCGAAGAGCCTCCTCGGTTCGTCTTCCCCCGAGGCGGTTCTGCTCGGCGGGGTGATCCAGCCCGTGCTTACGGAAGCTGAACTCAACGAGATGCGCCCGCTGCTCCAGCAGTTGACCGTGCGGGAGGAATTGGTGGCGTATCTGGTGGATATTGTGCGGGCTACCCGCGAGAACGAAGCGGTGCTGGTCGGGGGCGGCCCGCGCGCCACGCAGAGCCTGCTGTGGGCCAGCCGCTCAGCCGCGGCCTTGGCGGGACGTGACTTCGTCACTCCCGATGACATTAAAGAACTGGCGAAACCGGTGCTGGAGCACCGGCTGATCCTGCGTCCGGAGTTTGAGATTGAAGGCACGACAGCTGCGGAAGTGGTCGACCGCATCCTGCAGGAGATTCCCGTGCCTCGATGA
- a CDS encoding DUF4350 domain-containing protein, which translates to MSRLPLVLLSVLVLGTFTLLMARLFEWRFGVGDMYPPYSTLRSDPLGAKALHDSLQDLPNLEVERHVQSAKRLPSGASATLFLLGLPLADLRTDAQEVLALEKFVQSGGRLVLALHAGDFEPSSQLGASSAIPAGGPGSAQPPTTGMRGEAGLLDLRSRWQFEARAAAAADNTNSLRLSLVATGVVANASFRPVAWRSRGQLVSTHADWTPVLALGTNTVALERPLGLGTVVVCADSYLFSNEGLRSSPASDFLAWLIGSARHVVFDEAHLGVLEAPGTASLARRYRLELPFFTLGALAALLVWRGASSFEPRREESGEAQASIRGRSMSGGFVGLLRRNIAPGELLALCLKEWRHSRFGGRSVPSARLVRVQEIIDRENLAVGARPDPVRVYQEISAVLSDSRPALKPTPPQSLSSNDH; encoded by the coding sequence ATGAGTCGGCTGCCCCTCGTTTTGCTATCGGTGCTGGTTCTAGGAACCTTCACTCTCCTGATGGCGCGGCTGTTCGAATGGCGATTCGGGGTCGGAGACATGTATCCTCCCTATTCGACCCTCCGATCCGATCCGCTGGGTGCCAAAGCCCTCCACGACAGTCTCCAGGACCTGCCGAACCTGGAGGTGGAACGTCATGTGCAGAGCGCAAAGCGGTTGCCCTCCGGGGCCTCCGCCACGCTGTTTCTGCTAGGCTTGCCGCTAGCGGATCTGCGGACGGATGCCCAGGAAGTCTTGGCCTTGGAGAAATTCGTTCAGTCAGGAGGCCGACTCGTGCTGGCGTTGCACGCGGGTGATTTCGAACCCTCGAGCCAACTGGGGGCTTCGAGCGCGATCCCCGCGGGTGGACCGGGGTCGGCTCAGCCTCCAACGACGGGAATGAGGGGCGAGGCCGGGTTGCTTGACCTGCGAAGTCGCTGGCAGTTTGAAGCTCGCGCCGCCGCCGCCGCGGACAACACCAATTCTTTGCGCCTGAGTCTGGTAGCTACTGGCGTGGTGGCGAATGCCTCCTTCCGCCCTGTCGCGTGGCGCAGTCGGGGCCAGCTCGTCTCGACTCATGCGGACTGGACGCCGGTGTTGGCGCTGGGCACCAACACGGTGGCGCTTGAGCGGCCGCTGGGCTTGGGCACGGTGGTGGTGTGCGCCGATTCATACCTGTTTAGCAATGAAGGACTCCGCTCGAGTCCGGCGTCTGACTTTCTCGCCTGGCTGATCGGATCCGCCCGCCACGTGGTTTTCGATGAGGCACACCTGGGGGTTCTGGAAGCCCCGGGAACGGCCTCCTTGGCTCGGCGTTATCGGCTCGAGCTGCCCTTCTTCACGCTCGGTGCTCTGGCTGCTCTTTTGGTGTGGCGAGGCGCGTCCAGCTTTGAGCCCCGACGGGAGGAATCCGGCGAGGCCCAGGCATCCATTCGCGGTCGAAGCATGAGCGGTGGCTTCGTCGGGCTCCTCCGACGGAACATCGCTCCGGGCGAATTGCTTGCCCTCTGCCTGAAGGAATGGCGGCACTCGCGTTTTGGCGGACGAAGCGTCCCTTCGGCTCGGCTCGTCCGCGTTCAAGAAATCATCGATCGTGAGAACCTGGCCGTCGGTGCTCGTCCGGATCCCGTCCGGGTCTATCAGGAGATTTCCGCCGTTCTCTCGGACTCGCGTCCCGCTCTAAAACCCACTCCACCCCAGTCCCTCTCCTCAAATGACCATTGA
- a CDS encoding DUF4129 domain-containing protein, with protein sequence MKRRLLVTDGQPALGLIEEAFMLLRQLRWSSWLWYLSGTLPFLVAALYVWSDLSTSPFARDHVVESAALMLVLFLVAKSAQIRLADQLGSLARGLPPQGWTFRRCLTAATLTVGLQPFGLFLIPLAAVLTLPAGWVVPFFQSLTVLAASPDSTPRQSLARAWRLTLLWPVQNHALLGLLSLFALVVFFNLLALSFAVPQLLKMLTGVESALTRSPWSSLNSTLLASVFGLTLLLLDPLAKAVYVLRSLYGESTRNGEDLLVALRAFQRGRTLCLAGWLFFGASLAAVAAGQSAPPEAARQINPQQLDQAIQSTLAQREYVWRLPRDFEGAPARDLKQEGFWAQFWSGLERGMKRFGEAIRGLADRIEAAIKKFLGTPPAAPAGSRVTMDWLSPFRLLAWVAVLGLILVLGVLGWRVWRRRSRPASAAVSGDAGPAVVDLTDERVQASQLPQEGWLALAHELVARGELRLAMRAFHFAGLAHLAHRNLISLAAFKSNRDYVRDLQRKAHALPMLHQALTEQVESFERVWYGNHPVDPQLLNGFAQRSEALRGANS encoded by the coding sequence ATGAAACGTCGCTTACTGGTAACGGACGGCCAGCCCGCCCTCGGACTCATCGAGGAGGCGTTCATGTTATTGCGTCAGCTACGTTGGAGCAGCTGGCTTTGGTATCTCTCGGGAACTCTCCCGTTCTTGGTGGCCGCTTTGTACGTGTGGTCGGATCTGAGCACCAGCCCCTTTGCCCGGGATCACGTGGTGGAGTCAGCCGCCCTGATGCTCGTGCTGTTCCTGGTTGCGAAGTCGGCCCAGATCCGGCTGGCGGATCAACTCGGCTCGCTGGCGCGGGGCCTGCCTCCCCAAGGATGGACCTTCCGGCGATGCCTGACGGCCGCCACGCTCACCGTCGGACTGCAGCCGTTCGGCCTCTTCCTGATTCCACTCGCCGCGGTTCTCACCCTGCCGGCGGGATGGGTAGTGCCATTTTTTCAGTCGCTCACGGTGCTGGCGGCCTCCCCGGATTCAACTCCCCGGCAGTCCCTGGCTCGCGCGTGGCGGCTTACCTTGCTGTGGCCGGTTCAAAATCACGCGTTACTCGGGCTGTTATCCCTCTTCGCTCTGGTGGTTTTCTTCAATCTCCTGGCCTTGAGCTTTGCCGTGCCACAACTGCTCAAGATGCTGACGGGAGTGGAATCGGCCCTGACTCGGAGTCCCTGGAGTTCACTTAACTCCACCCTGCTGGCAAGTGTCTTTGGCCTGACTCTGCTCCTGCTCGATCCGCTAGCCAAGGCGGTCTATGTGCTGAGGAGTCTGTATGGGGAGTCTACCCGCAATGGCGAGGATCTGCTGGTGGCACTGCGCGCGTTTCAGCGGGGCCGAACCCTGTGCCTGGCCGGATGGCTGTTCTTCGGAGCGTCGTTGGCAGCGGTTGCCGCAGGCCAATCAGCTCCGCCCGAGGCTGCTCGGCAGATCAATCCGCAGCAGCTGGATCAGGCCATTCAGTCGACGCTCGCCCAACGAGAATATGTCTGGCGCTTGCCTCGCGATTTCGAGGGCGCGCCGGCGAGGGACCTGAAGCAGGAAGGGTTTTGGGCGCAGTTCTGGTCTGGCCTCGAGCGGGGCATGAAACGGTTTGGGGAGGCTATTCGTGGTCTGGCCGACCGCATCGAAGCCGCGATCAAGAAGTTCTTGGGCACCCCGCCTGCCGCCCCGGCGGGATCCAGAGTCACGATGGATTGGCTGTCACCGTTTCGGTTGCTGGCCTGGGTGGCGGTGCTGGGCCTGATCCTCGTTCTGGGCGTGTTGGGCTGGCGGGTGTGGCGGCGCAGGTCGCGTCCGGCGAGCGCCGCCGTTTCCGGCGATGCCGGTCCCGCGGTGGTGGACCTCACCGATGAGCGGGTGCAGGCCAGCCAGCTTCCCCAGGAAGGATGGTTGGCGTTGGCGCACGAGTTGGTGGCCCGGGGCGAGCTTCGGCTGGCGATGCGGGCTTTCCACTTCGCCGGTCTGGCCCATTTGGCTCATCGCAACCTGATCAGCCTGGCGGCCTTCAAATCCAATCGCGACTATGTCCGTGATTTGCAGCGGAAGGCGCATGCCCTGCCCATGCTCCATCAAGCGCTGACCGAACAGGTGGAGAGCTTTGAGCGTGTCTGGTATGGCAACCACCCGGTGGATCCTCAGTTGCTGAACGGATTCGCCCAGCGCAGCGAAGCGCTCCGGGGGGCGAATTCATGA
- a CDS encoding nucleoside deaminase, with the protein MFDEPIIDLQSDHYFMGEALRQAARAYAQEEVPIGAVIVRGGRIIARAYNQVELLKDATAHAEMLVLTQAQQSVGDWRLTDCTLYVSKEPCPMCAGAIVHARLERVVFGLGDPKGGAAGGAMNILQFPTLNHRCEITPGIREQESREMLKSFFAEQRSKTPSK; encoded by the coding sequence ATGTTTGACGAACCGATCATCGATTTACAGAGCGACCATTACTTCATGGGCGAGGCGCTTCGCCAGGCCGCGCGGGCCTATGCTCAGGAGGAGGTCCCGATCGGAGCGGTGATCGTGCGGGGGGGGAGGATCATCGCCCGGGCCTACAATCAGGTGGAGTTGCTGAAGGATGCCACCGCTCACGCGGAGATGTTGGTGTTGACCCAAGCGCAGCAGTCGGTGGGCGACTGGCGGCTCACGGATTGCACCCTGTACGTGAGCAAGGAGCCATGTCCGATGTGTGCCGGGGCGATTGTGCATGCCCGGTTGGAGCGGGTCGTGTTCGGCTTAGGCGATCCCAAAGGTGGGGCGGCGGGAGGGGCTATGAACATCCTCCAGTTCCCGACGCTGAATCATCGGTGTGAAATCACGCCGGGGATCCGGGAGCAGGAGAGCCGGGAGATGCTGAAGAGTTTCTTTGCTGAGCAGCGCAGCAAGACCCCGTCGAAGTGA